A single genomic interval of Parvularcula marina harbors:
- a CDS encoding methyltransferase family protein, which translates to MMRIPPVLQFLFWGIAAWGIQKLVSEYNYSWRYQLSAALGCAVLGIMISGLGVAEFVKFKTTLNPVSPDKAQRLVTSGIFRLTRNPMYLGMLLILSGWLLFLGNPFAAPTAAGFVLIMNNIQIKPEERAMMVKFGEEYEAYRRRTRRWI; encoded by the coding sequence ATGATGCGTATCCCTCCTGTTTTGCAATTCCTATTCTGGGGCATCGCAGCGTGGGGCATCCAGAAACTGGTGTCAGAATATAACTATTCATGGCGCTATCAGCTGAGTGCGGCGCTTGGCTGCGCCGTTCTTGGTATTATGATATCTGGCTTAGGAGTGGCTGAGTTCGTGAAGTTCAAAACCACCCTCAACCCGGTCTCGCCGGATAAGGCTCAAAGACTTGTAACCTCTGGCATCTTCCGGCTCACGCGTAACCCCATGTATCTGGGGATGCTGCTGATCTTATCTGGCTGGCTCCTCTTCCTTGGAAATCCCTTCGCTGCCCCCACAGCCGCCGGGTTCGTCCTGATAATGAATAACATTCAGATTAAACCGGAAGAACGTGCTATGATGGTCAAGTTCGGCGAGGAGTATGAAGCCTATAGGCGGCGTACCCGGCGCTGGATCTAA